One window from the genome of Enterobacteriaceae bacterium Kacie_13 encodes:
- the zapA gene encoding cell division protein ZapA → MSAQPVDIQIFGRSLRVNCPPEQQEALNLAAEDLNQRLQDLKVRTRVTNTEQLVFIAALNVCHELAQERLKTRDYASNMEQRIRMLQQTIEQALLEQGRISEREGAPFE, encoded by the coding sequence ATGTCTGCACAACCGGTAGATATTCAAATTTTTGGTCGCTCTTTACGGGTGAATTGTCCGCCAGAACAACAGGAAGCACTGAATCTGGCAGCTGAAGATCTTAATCAGCGGTTGCAAGATCTGAAAGTTCGCACTAGAGTCACCAATACAGAGCAACTGGTTTTCATCGCGGCATTGAACGTATGTCACGAACTTGCTCAGGAAAGGTTGAAAACTCGCGATTACGCATCCAATATGGAACAACGTATCCGGATGCTGCAACAAACCATCGAGCAGGCATTGCTCGAACAAGGCCGTATCTCTGAACGTGAAGGGGCGCCTTTCGAATAA
- the ubiI gene encoding FAD-dependent 2-octaprenylphenol hydroxylase, protein MQSFDVVIAGGGMVGLALACGLQGSGLRVAVLESQQPDLDSPLPEQPGLRVSAINAASERLLKYIGVWDNITAQRANAYQGMEVWDRDSFGKIAFRGEEYGFSHLGHIIENQVIHRALWQQAQKSSDITLLAPATLKNVAWGENDAFITLNDDRQLSARLVAGADGAQSWLRQHADIPLTFWDYRHHALVATIRTEEPHQSVARQVFHGDGILAFLPLADAHLSSIVWSVSPDEAQRLSALIPEEFNKILASTFDLRLGICTVESERQTFPLTGRYARSFAGQRLALVGDAAHTVHPLAGQGVNLGFMDAAELASEIRRLQKEGKDFGQHMYLRRYERRRKHSAALMLAGMQGFRELFAGDNPAKKLLRDIGLTLADTLPGVKPKLVRQAMGLNDLPEWLHDDPVRLK, encoded by the coding sequence ATGCAATCTTTTGATGTGGTTATCGCCGGTGGCGGGATGGTCGGTCTGGCGCTGGCATGTGGATTACAGGGCAGCGGATTGCGCGTGGCGGTGCTGGAAAGCCAGCAGCCGGACCTTGACTCTCCTTTGCCGGAACAGCCGGGTCTGCGTGTTTCAGCCATCAATGCCGCCAGTGAGCGTTTACTGAAATACATCGGCGTCTGGGACAACATCACTGCGCAACGAGCCAATGCTTATCAGGGGATGGAAGTCTGGGATCGTGACAGCTTCGGCAAAATAGCGTTTCGTGGCGAAGAATACGGTTTTAGTCATCTGGGCCACATCATTGAGAATCAGGTGATCCACCGCGCGCTGTGGCAACAGGCGCAGAAATCTTCTGATATCACCCTGCTGGCACCGGCTACGCTGAAAAACGTCGCGTGGGGCGAAAATGACGCCTTCATTACCCTCAATGACGATCGCCAGCTGAGCGCGCGTTTAGTGGCGGGCGCAGACGGCGCGCAGTCATGGCTGCGTCAGCACGCGGATATCCCGCTGACGTTCTGGGATTACCGTCATCATGCACTGGTCGCGACCATTCGCACTGAAGAGCCGCACCAGTCTGTTGCACGCCAGGTTTTCCACGGCGATGGCATTCTGGCCTTTCTGCCGCTGGCAGATGCGCATTTATCTTCGATCGTCTGGTCCGTTTCGCCAGATGAAGCACAGCGCCTGAGCGCGCTGATACCGGAAGAATTCAACAAAATCCTCGCCAGCACTTTCGATCTGCGTCTGGGCATCTGTACCGTTGAAAGCGAACGTCAGACCTTCCCGCTGACCGGCCGTTATGCCCGCAGTTTTGCCGGGCAGCGACTGGCACTGGTAGGGGATGCGGCGCACACCGTGCATCCGCTGGCCGGGCAGGGCGTCAACTTAGGCTTTATGGACGCGGCCGAGCTGGCATCTGAGATCAGACGCCTGCAAAAAGAAGGCAAAGACTTCGGTCAGCACATGTATCTGCGTCGTTATGAGCGCCGCCGCAAACACAGCGCTGCGCTCATGCTGGCCGGTATGCAGGGTTTCCGCGAACTGTTTGCCGGTGATAATCCGGCGAAGAAACTCCTGCGCGATATCGGCCTGACGCTGGCAGATACGCTGCCGGGCGTTAAACCTAAATTAGTGCGTCAGGCAATGGGGCTGAACGATTTACCCGAATGGTTGCATGACGATCCGGTTCGATTGAAATAA
- the ubiH gene encoding 2-octaprenyl-6-methoxyphenyl hydroxylase: protein MSIVIVGGGMTGATLALAISSLSQGRLAVHLVEATSPENHGHPGFDARSIALAQGTCQQLARVGIWPALAKIATPIRDIHVSDRGHAAFVHLNAMHYGVEALGQVVELHEVGKRLFALLKAAPGVTLHCPAKVVDVARTVDSASVTLDTSETLTAQLLVAADGSHSSLAKACNIGWQREDYGQIAVITNVATSEPHHGRAFERFTQHGPLALLPMSDGRSSLVWCHPREAKAEIDGWSEAQFLSELQKAFGWRLGTMKQAGTRFSYPLQLQKANSHISHRMALVGNAAQTLHPIAGQGFNLGLRDVMTLAETLANAAKKGTDVGSYRVLSEYQQRRQPDQQATVGVTDGLIHLFANRWLPLMVGRNLGLLAMEGITPLRDAFTRRTLGWVER, encoded by the coding sequence ATGAGCATAGTGATTGTTGGCGGCGGAATGACCGGTGCCACACTGGCGTTGGCGATTTCCTCGCTGAGCCAGGGGCGTCTGGCCGTGCATCTGGTGGAAGCCACTTCGCCGGAAAATCACGGGCATCCGGGTTTTGATGCCCGTTCCATCGCGCTGGCGCAGGGTACTTGTCAGCAGCTGGCACGCGTCGGCATCTGGCCGGCACTGGCAAAAATCGCCACGCCGATCCGTGATATCCACGTCAGCGATCGCGGCCATGCGGCTTTTGTTCATCTCAATGCCATGCATTACGGCGTTGAAGCACTGGGGCAGGTGGTTGAGCTGCATGAAGTCGGCAAACGTCTGTTCGCACTCCTGAAGGCGGCTCCGGGTGTCACACTGCATTGCCCGGCGAAAGTTGTGGATGTCGCAAGGACTGTCGATTCTGCCAGCGTCACGTTGGATACCAGCGAAACACTGACTGCGCAACTGCTGGTCGCCGCCGACGGTTCCCACTCATCTCTGGCCAAGGCTTGCAATATTGGCTGGCAGCGCGAAGATTACGGTCAGATCGCGGTTATCACCAATGTCGCAACGTCTGAGCCGCATCATGGCCGCGCGTTTGAACGCTTCACACAACACGGCCCGCTGGCCTTATTGCCGATGTCCGACGGGCGTAGCTCGCTGGTGTGGTGCCATCCGCGTGAGGCCAAAGCTGAAATCGATGGCTGGAGCGAAGCGCAATTTCTCAGTGAACTGCAAAAAGCCTTCGGCTGGCGTCTGGGCACCATGAAACAGGCCGGCACGCGTTTTAGTTATCCTCTGCAATTACAGAAAGCCAACAGTCACATCAGCCACCGTATGGCGCTGGTCGGCAATGCCGCGCAAACGCTGCATCCGATCGCCGGTCAGGGCTTTAATCTCGGTTTGCGTGATGTGATGACGCTGGCGGAAACGCTGGCAAACGCCGCCAAGAAGGGGACTGACGTCGGAAGCTATCGGGTGCTGAGTGAATACCAGCAGCGCCGTCAGCCCGATCAGCAGGCTACCGTCGGGGTAACCGATGGCCTGATCCACTTATTCGCCAATCGCTGGCTGCCATTAATGGTCGGACGCAATCTGGGTTTACTGGCGATGGAAGGCATTACGCCGCTGCGTGATGCTTTTACACGCAGGACTTTAGGTTGGGTTGAACGTTAA
- a CDS encoding UPF0149 family protein, translated as MSIENTYPTYDLLDQNLKQQSVALTAAEMHGLISGLLCGGNRDGSWLTLVHDLTNEGMAFPHTLADLLQQLRKVTSDTLEDDSFEFKIMMPDDDKSIFERADALAGWVNHFLLGLGMMQPKLAKVKGEVGEAIDDLRSIAQLGYDEDEDQEQLAQSLEEVVEYVRVAAILCFGEFGHSLPTAPENPRTLH; from the coding sequence ATGTCTATTGAGAATACTTACCCAACTTACGATTTGTTGGATCAAAACCTGAAACAACAATCGGTTGCTTTAACCGCGGCAGAAATGCACGGGTTGATCAGTGGTTTACTGTGCGGTGGCAACCGCGACGGTAGCTGGTTAACGCTGGTGCATGATCTGACGAATGAAGGCATGGCCTTCCCGCACACGCTGGCCGATTTGCTGCAGCAATTGCGTAAAGTCACATCAGATACCCTGGAAGACGACAGCTTCGAATTCAAGATAATGATGCCTGATGATGATAAAAGTATCTTCGAGCGCGCCGATGCGCTGGCGGGCTGGGTCAACCATTTCCTGCTCGGTCTTGGCATGATGCAGCCAAAACTCGCCAAAGTGAAAGGTGAAGTCGGTGAAGCGATTGACGATTTGCGTAGTATCGCGCAATTAGGCTACGACGAAGATGAAGATCAGGAGCAATTGGCGCAGTCTTTAGAAGAAGTGGTGGAATATGTTCGTGTGGCAGCCATCCTGTGCTTTGGCGAATTTGGTCACAGCCTGCCGACCGCCCCGGAAAATCCGCGAACTTTGCATTAA
- the pepP gene encoding Xaa-Pro aminopeptidase, with protein MTQQEFENRRQALLAKMAPGSAAVIFAAPEAPRSADSEYPYRQNSDFWYFTGFNEPQAVLILVKSDENHNHSVLFNRVRDLTAEIWFGRRLGQDAAPAKLGVTKALPFSDINQQLHLLLNGLDVVYHAQGEYAYADEIVNCAMDKLRKGFRQNFSAPATVTDWRPWVHDMRLFKSAEEISIMRRAGQITALAHTRAMEKCRPGMFEYHLEGEIHHEFTRHGARYPSYNTIVGGGENACILHYTENECELRDGDLVLIDAGCEYKGYAGDITRTFPVNGKFSKAQREIYDIVLASEYKALEVLKPGSSIQAATEAAVRVMIEGLLKLGVMKGDVETLYAEQAHRQFFMHGLSHWLGLDVHDVGHYGSVDRSRTLEPGMVLTVEPGLYIAPDADVPEAYRGIGIRIEDDILITTTGIEILTGDVVKEADDIEALMAAARK; from the coding sequence ATGACTCAGCAAGAATTTGAGAATCGTCGTCAGGCACTTTTAGCCAAGATGGCACCGGGCAGTGCTGCCGTTATTTTTGCCGCGCCCGAAGCGCCGCGCAGCGCAGACAGCGAATACCCATATCGTCAGAACAGCGACTTCTGGTATTTCACCGGCTTCAACGAACCGCAAGCGGTGCTGATTCTGGTGAAAAGTGATGAGAACCATAACCACAGCGTGCTGTTCAACCGCGTGCGCGATCTCACTGCTGAAATTTGGTTCGGCCGTCGTCTCGGCCAGGATGCCGCACCGGCGAAGCTTGGCGTCACCAAAGCGCTGCCTTTCAGCGACATCAACCAGCAACTGCATCTGCTGCTCAACGGTCTGGATGTGGTGTACCACGCGCAGGGCGAATATGCCTATGCCGATGAAATCGTTAATTGTGCGATGGATAAACTGCGCAAAGGTTTTCGCCAGAACTTTTCTGCTCCGGCCACGGTCACTGACTGGCGTCCGTGGGTGCACGATATGCGCCTGTTCAAATCCGCCGAGGAAATCAGCATCATGCGCCGCGCCGGACAAATCACCGCGCTGGCCCATACCCGTGCAATGGAGAAATGCCGTCCGGGCATGTTCGAATATCACCTTGAAGGCGAAATTCATCACGAATTTACCCGTCACGGCGCGCGTTATCCTTCCTATAACACGATTGTCGGCGGTGGTGAAAATGCCTGCATTTTGCATTACACCGAAAACGAGTGTGAGCTGCGCGATGGCGATTTAGTGTTGATTGATGCCGGTTGTGAATACAAAGGTTACGCGGGCGATATTACCCGAACCTTCCCCGTGAACGGCAAATTCAGCAAAGCGCAGCGCGAAATTTATGACATTGTGCTGGCGTCAGAATACAAAGCACTGGAAGTGCTTAAGCCGGGCAGCAGCATTCAAGCCGCGACTGAAGCGGCCGTGCGCGTGATGATTGAAGGTCTGCTCAAATTGGGCGTGATGAAAGGCGACGTTGAGACACTCTATGCTGAGCAGGCGCATCGCCAGTTCTTCATGCACGGCCTGTCCCACTGGTTGGGGCTGGATGTGCATGATGTCGGCCATTATGGTTCGGTTGACCGTAGCCGTACGCTGGAACCGGGGATGGTGCTGACCGTTGAACCGGGTTTGTACATTGCGCCGGATGCGGACGTGCCGGAAGCCTATCGCGGTATCGGTATTCGTATCGAAGACGACATCCTGATCACCACCACCGGCATTGAAATTCTGACCGGCGACGTAGTGAAAGAAGCTGACGACATTGAAGCATTGATGGCGGCGGCACGTAAATAA